One part of the Arabidopsis thaliana chromosome 4, partial sequence genome encodes these proteins:
- a CDS encoding kinase with adenine nucleotide alpha hydrolases-like domain-containing protein (Protein kinase protein with adenine nucleotide alpha hydrolases-like domain; FUNCTIONS IN: protein serine/threonine kinase activity, protein kinase activity, ATP binding; INVOLVED IN: protein amino acid phosphorylation, response to stress; LOCATED IN: cellular_component unknown; EXPRESSED IN: male gametophyte, flower; EXPRESSED DURING: 4 anthesis; CONTAINS InterPro DOMAIN/s: Rossmann-like alpha/beta/alpha sandwich fold (InterPro:IPR014729), UspA (InterPro:IPR006016), Protein kinase, catalytic domain (InterPro:IPR000719), Serine/threonine-protein kinase-like domain (InterPro:IPR017442), Protein kinase-like domain (InterPro:IPR011009), Serine/threonine-protein kinase, active site (InterPro:IPR008271); BEST Arabidopsis thaliana protein match is: Protein kinase protein with adenine nucleotide alpha hydrolases-like domain (TAIR:AT2G24370.1); Has 112628 Blast hits to 110541 proteins in 4515 species: Archae - 108; Bacteria - 14372; Metazoa - 40671; Fungi - 8662; Plants - 31951; Viruses - 236; Other Eukaryotes - 16628 (source: NCBI BLink).), with amino-acid sequence MAKNRRDRDGGFGVDGLVAVAIDRDKNSQGALKWAVDNLLQKGQTVVLVHVKPRASSLSTNPSINSNSSKTSQINGDSSLVCGEPEGSYKQLFLPFRCLCSRKDIQCKDVLLEESDVARALVEYANQVMIEVLVVGSSSKGGFLRFNKPIDIPGAITKTAPDFCTVYAITKGKLSTKKTASRAAPSVSPLRIQLQQNGLKPHPPLPSATTNTRAERQSFESQHRRSLDDQSDSFRPPYNKRGLTGRSYGELSIPDSEISFNSSGRPSIERNSPSLYDNSDPNRTPPRLSNFSDVDYCSFESMTFGRRSMDLSSPTAFSTGSFENERFSSASQGGDDVEAEMRRLKLELKQTMEMYSTACKEALTAKHKATELQRWKLAEERKFEEAKLAEEAALAIAEKEKAKSKAAMEAAEAAQRIADIESRKRVDAETKALKESEARTKAVNALAKDVRYRKYSIEEIEDATEFFDDKYKIGEGSYGPVYKCYLDHTPVAVKALRPDAAQGRSQFQKEVEVLCSIRHPNMVLLLGACPECGCLVYEFMANGSLEDRLFRQGDSPALSWQTRFRIAAEIGTVLLFLHQTKPEPLVHRDLKPANILLDRNFVSKLADVGLARLVPPSVANTVTQYHMTSTAGTFCYIDPEYQQTGMLGVKSDIYSLGIMFLQLITGKPPMGLTHYVERALEKGNLKDLLDPAVSDWPVEDTTEFAKLALKCAEIRRKDRPDLSKVILPELNRLRVLAEESTQAAVVINSSGPTPTESQTSSPKL; translated from the exons ATGGCGAAGAACAGGAGGGACAGAGACGGAGGATTTGGCGTGGATGGATTGGTTGCTGTGGCGATAGACAGAGACAAAAACAGCCAAGGTGCTCTGAAATGGGCTGTTGATAATTTGTTGCAGAAAGGCCAAACCGTAGTCCTCGTACATGTCAAGCCTCGGGCTTCATCTTTGTCCACAAACCCTTCAATCAACTCAAACTCTTCTA AGACGAGCCAAATAAATGGTGATTCTTCATTGGTGTGTGGAGAACCAGAAGGCTCTTATAAACAgttgtttcttccttttcgtTGCCTCTGTTCACGCAAAGAT ATACAATGCAAAGATGTGTTATTGGAGGAGTCAGATGTGGCGAGAGCTTTAGTCGAATACGCAAATCAGGTCATGATTGAGGTATTGGTGGTTGGTTCCTCCTCGAAAGGTGGCTTTCTCAg GTTCAACAAACCTATTGATATTCCAGGAGCCATCACCAAGACTGCACCTGATTTCTGCACGGTGTATGCCATAACCAAAGGAAAGCtttcaacaaagaaaacagcTTCTCGTGCTGCGCCGTCTGTTTCTCCATTACGCATCCAGCTTCAACAGAATGGCTTAAAGCCACATCCACCTTTGCCTTCTGCAACTACTAACACAAGAg CTGAGAGACAGTCATTTGAGTCTCAGCATCGCAGGTCCCTTGACGATCAGTCAGATTCCTTCAG GCCACCCTACAATAAAAGAGGCTTGACTGGGAGATCATATGGAGAACTATCAATCCCGGATTCTGAAATATCCTTCAACAGCTCTGGAAGACCAAGCATAGAGCGCAACTCTCCTTCCTTATATGACAATTCGGATCCAAACCGGACTCCTCCAAGGCTATCAAATTTCTCAGACGTTGACTATTGTAGCTTCGAGTCAATGACCTTCGGAAGGAGGTCAATGGATTTGAGCTCACCAACTGCTTTCTCAACTGGCTCATTTGAGAATGAAAGGTTTTCATCGGCTTCTCAAGGAGGG GATGATGTAGAGGCTGAGATGAGGAGGCTTAAACTGGAGCTGAAACAAACGATGGAAATGTACAGTACAGCCTGTAAGGAAGCTCTCACAGCAAAACATAAG GCAACAGAGCTTCAACGTTGGAAGTTAGCAGAAGAACGGAAATTCGAAGAAGCAAAGCTTGCAGAGGAAGCTGCATTAGCCATTgcggagaaggagaaagcaaAGTCCAAAGCAGCAATGGAAGCAGCTGAGGCAGCTCAAAGGATTGCTGATATCGAGTCCCGAAAGAGAGTCGATGCAGAAACGAAAGCTCTGAAGGAATCAGAGGCGAGAACAAAAGCCGTGAATGCTTTAGCAAAGGATGTCAGATACAGGAAGTACTCCATTGAGGAGATTGAGGATGCAACAGAGTTCTTTGATGATAAATACAAGATCGGAGAAGGCAGTTATGGACCTGTCTACAAGTGTTATCTGGATCACACACCTGTGGCTGTCAAAGCTTTGCGCCCAGATGCAGCTCAAGGCAGGTCACAGTTTCAGAAAGAG GTTGAAGTGTTATGCAGTATAAGGCACCCTAACATGGTTCTTCTGCTTGGAGCATGCCCAGAATGTGGATGCTTAGTGTATGAGTTCATGGCTAATGGGAGCTTAGAAGACCGTCTTTTCAGACAAGGAGACAGCCCGGCTCTCTCTTGGCAAACAAGATTCAGAATTGCTGCAGAGATCGGCACTGTACTGTTGTTCCTCCACCAGACTAAACCAGAACCACTGGTTCACCGTGATCTCAAACCAGCAAACATCTTACTAGACCGCAACTTTGTCAGCAAGCTTGCTGATGTTGGCTTGGCTAGGCTGGTCCCTCCATCCGTTGCAAACACCGTGACGCAATACCACATGACATCAACTGCTGGCACGTTTTGCTACATCGACCCAGAGTATCAGCAGACGGGTATGCTGGGTGTGAAATCTGACATTTATTCGCTTGGTATTATGTTTCTGCAGTTAATAACAGGAAAACCACCTATGGGTCTAACCCATTATGTCGAAAGAGCTCTCGAGAAGGgtaatttgaaagatttgCTCGATCCAGCTGTGTCTGATTGGCCTGTTGAAGACACCACAGAGTTTGCCAAGTTGGCTCTCAAGTGCGCAGAGATAAGGCGAAAAGACAGACCTGATCTTTCCAAAGTTATATTGCCAGAGCTCAACAGATTAAGAGTACTTGCTGAAGAATCAACACAGGCTGCAGTAGTCATTAACAGCTCCGGACCAACCCCCACGGAGAGTCAAACTTCCTCCCCCAAGTTGTGA
- a CDS encoding protein kinase C-like zinc finger protein (protein kinase C-like zinc finger protein; FUNCTIONS IN: oxidoreductase activity, antioxidant activity; INVOLVED IN: cell redox homeostasis; LOCATED IN: cellular_component unknown; EXPRESSED IN: 21 plant structures; EXPRESSED DURING: 9 growth stages; CONTAINS InterPro DOMAIN/s: Thioredoxin fold (InterPro:IPR012335), Alkyl hydroperoxide reductase/ Thiol specific antioxidant/ Mal allergen (InterPro:IPR000866), Thioredoxin-like (InterPro:IPR017936), Thioredoxin-like fold (InterPro:IPR012336), C1-like (InterPro:IPR011424); BEST Arabidopsis thaliana protein match is: DC1 domain-containing protein (TAIR:AT1G60420.1); Has 30201 Blast hits to 17322 proteins in 780 species: Archae - 12; Bacteria - 1396; Metazoa - 17338; Fungi - 3422; Plants - 5037; Viruses - 0; Other Eukaryotes - 2996 (source: NCBI BLink).) — MAVSADYQVKFPESGDLYSILAAEGIEFLLSHSGEVPLEYIHGKTICLFFSAIWCRPCKDFTPELIKLYENLQNRGEELEIIFVSFDHDMTSFYEHFWCMPWLAVPFNLSLLNKLRDKYGISRIPSLVPLYSDEISVAEDVIGLIEDYGSEAFPFTKKRKEELKAIDDSKRLGGQLEKLLTHESRNYVVARNGSKVLVSKLVGKTIGLYFGAHWCPPFRSFTSQLVDVYNELATTDKGSFEVILISTDRDSREFNINMTNMPWLAIPYEDRTRQDLCRIFNVKLIPALVIIGPEEKTVTTNAREMVSLYGSRSFPFTESRIVELKACLKKEGDSLPRKVKDNKHEHELKLDMAKAYVCDFCKKQGRFWAFSCNACDYDLHPTCVEEEEALLV, encoded by the exons ATGGCAGTATCAGCTGATTACCAAGTTAAGTTTCCTGAAAGTGGTGATCTCTACTCTATACTAGCAGCTGAAGGGATTGAGTTTCTTTTGTCGCATAGTGGAGAG GTGCCGTTGGAATATATTCATGGTAAGACgatttgtctcttcttctctgcaatCTGGTGCAGGCCCTGCAAGGACTTCACTCCAGAGCTGATAAAACTCTACGAAAATCTTCAGAACCGAGGAGAAGAACTCGAGATCATCTTTGTCTCATTTGATCATGATATGACTTCATTCTATGAACATTTCTGGTGCATGCCATGGCTTGCAGTTCCCTTCAATTTAAGCCTACTCAACAAATTAAGGGACAAGTACGGAATTTCTCGTATCCCGTCACTGGTTCCTCTATATTCAGATGAAATCTCAGTCGCTGAAGATGTAATTGGTCTAATTGAAGACTATGGTTCTGAAGCCTTTCCTTTCACTAAAAAGCGAAAAGAAGAACTCAAAGCCATCGATGACTCCAAACGCCTTGGAGGACAGTTGGAGAAACTCCTTACTCACGAGTCCCGAAATTACGTTGTTGCCAGAAATGGAAGCAAG GTGCTAGTTTCTAAACTTGTGGGAAAGACCATAGGGTTGTACTTTGGTGCACACTGGTGTCCGCCTTTCCGATCTTTCACTTCTCAACTCGTAGATGTGTACAATGAGCTGGCGACTACAGATAAAGGCTCCTTTGAAGTCATCTTAATTTCAACAGACAGAGACTCAAGAGAGTTTAACATCAACATGACCAACATGCCATGGCTTGCAATACCTTATGAGGACAGAACAAGACAAGATCTTTGTAGAATCTTCAACGTCAAACTCATACCTGCATTGGTCATCATAGGACCCGAAGAGAAAACAGTGACCACAAACGCGAGAGAGATGGTATCATTGTATGGATCAAGGAGTTTTCCGTTCACGGAATCAAGGATTGTTGAGTTAAAAGCTTGTTTGAAGAAGGAAGGTGATTCACTTCCAAGGAAAGTGAAAGATAACAAGCATGAACACGAGCTAAAACTGGATATGGCGAAAGCTTATGTGTGTGATTTCTGTAAGAAGCAAGGCAGGTTTTGGGCGTTTTCTTGCAATGCTTGTGATTATGATCTTCATCCTACAtgtgtggaagaagaagaagcattatTGGTTTAG
- a CDS encoding kinase with adenine nucleotide alpha hydrolases-like domain-containing protein has protein sequence MEHVQIQCKDVLLEESDVARALVEYANQVMIEVLVVGSSSKGGFLRFNKPIDIPGAITKTAPDFCTVYAITKGKLSTKKTASRAAPSVSPLRIQLQQNGLKPHPPLPSATTNTRAERQSFESQHRRSLDDQSDSFRPPYNKRGLTGRSYGELSIPDSEISFNSSGRPSIERNSPSLYDNSDPNRTPPRLSNFSDVDYCSFESMTFGRRSMDLSSPTAFSTGSFENERFSSASQGGDDVEAEMRRLKLELKQTMEMYSTACKEALTAKHKATELQRWKLAEERKFEEAKLAEEAALAIAEKEKAKSKAAMEAAEAAQRIADIESRKRVDAETKALKESEARTKAVNALAKDVRYRKYSIEEIEDATEFFDDKYKIGEGSYGPVYKCYLDHTPVAVKALRPDAAQGRSQFQKEVEVLCSIRHPNMVLLLGACPECGCLVYEFMANGSLEDRLFRQGDSPALSWQTRFRIAAEIGTVLLFLHQTKPEPLVHRDLKPANILLDRNFVSKLADVGLARLVPPSVANTVTQYHMTSTAGTFCYIDPEYQQTGMLGVKSDIYSLGIMFLQLITGKPPMGLTHYVERALEKGNLKDLLDPAVSDWPVEDTTEFAKLALKCAEIRRKDRPDLSKVILPELNRLRVLAEESTQAAVVINSSGPTPTESQTSSPKL, from the exons ATGGAACATGTTCAGATACAATGCAAAGATGTGTTATTGGAGGAGTCAGATGTGGCGAGAGCTTTAGTCGAATACGCAAATCAGGTCATGATTGAGGTATTGGTGGTTGGTTCCTCCTCGAAAGGTGGCTTTCTCAg GTTCAACAAACCTATTGATATTCCAGGAGCCATCACCAAGACTGCACCTGATTTCTGCACGGTGTATGCCATAACCAAAGGAAAGCtttcaacaaagaaaacagcTTCTCGTGCTGCGCCGTCTGTTTCTCCATTACGCATCCAGCTTCAACAGAATGGCTTAAAGCCACATCCACCTTTGCCTTCTGCAACTACTAACACAAGAg CTGAGAGACAGTCATTTGAGTCTCAGCATCGCAGGTCCCTTGACGATCAGTCAGATTCCTTCAG GCCACCCTACAATAAAAGAGGCTTGACTGGGAGATCATATGGAGAACTATCAATCCCGGATTCTGAAATATCCTTCAACAGCTCTGGAAGACCAAGCATAGAGCGCAACTCTCCTTCCTTATATGACAATTCGGATCCAAACCGGACTCCTCCAAGGCTATCAAATTTCTCAGACGTTGACTATTGTAGCTTCGAGTCAATGACCTTCGGAAGGAGGTCAATGGATTTGAGCTCACCAACTGCTTTCTCAACTGGCTCATTTGAGAATGAAAGGTTTTCATCGGCTTCTCAAGGAGGG GATGATGTAGAGGCTGAGATGAGGAGGCTTAAACTGGAGCTGAAACAAACGATGGAAATGTACAGTACAGCCTGTAAGGAAGCTCTCACAGCAAAACATAAG GCAACAGAGCTTCAACGTTGGAAGTTAGCAGAAGAACGGAAATTCGAAGAAGCAAAGCTTGCAGAGGAAGCTGCATTAGCCATTgcggagaaggagaaagcaaAGTCCAAAGCAGCAATGGAAGCAGCTGAGGCAGCTCAAAGGATTGCTGATATCGAGTCCCGAAAGAGAGTCGATGCAGAAACGAAAGCTCTGAAGGAATCAGAGGCGAGAACAAAAGCCGTGAATGCTTTAGCAAAGGATGTCAGATACAGGAAGTACTCCATTGAGGAGATTGAGGATGCAACAGAGTTCTTTGATGATAAATACAAGATCGGAGAAGGCAGTTATGGACCTGTCTACAAGTGTTATCTGGATCACACACCTGTGGCTGTCAAAGCTTTGCGCCCAGATGCAGCTCAAGGCAGGTCACAGTTTCAGAAAGAG GTTGAAGTGTTATGCAGTATAAGGCACCCTAACATGGTTCTTCTGCTTGGAGCATGCCCAGAATGTGGATGCTTAGTGTATGAGTTCATGGCTAATGGGAGCTTAGAAGACCGTCTTTTCAGACAAGGAGACAGCCCGGCTCTCTCTTGGCAAACAAGATTCAGAATTGCTGCAGAGATCGGCACTGTACTGTTGTTCCTCCACCAGACTAAACCAGAACCACTGGTTCACCGTGATCTCAAACCAGCAAACATCTTACTAGACCGCAACTTTGTCAGCAAGCTTGCTGATGTTGGCTTGGCTAGGCTGGTCCCTCCATCCGTTGCAAACACCGTGACGCAATACCACATGACATCAACTGCTGGCACGTTTTGCTACATCGACCCAGAGTATCAGCAGACGGGTATGCTGGGTGTGAAATCTGACATTTATTCGCTTGGTATTATGTTTCTGCAGTTAATAACAGGAAAACCACCTATGGGTCTAACCCATTATGTCGAAAGAGCTCTCGAGAAGGgtaatttgaaagatttgCTCGATCCAGCTGTGTCTGATTGGCCTGTTGAAGACACCACAGAGTTTGCCAAGTTGGCTCTCAAGTGCGCAGAGATAAGGCGAAAAGACAGACCTGATCTTTCCAAAGTTATATTGCCAGAGCTCAACAGATTAAGAGTACTTGCTGAAGAATCAACACAGGCTGCAGTAGTCATTAACAGCTCCGGACCAACCCCCACGGAGAGTCAAACTTCCTCCCCCAAGTTGTGA
- a CDS encoding DNA topoisomerase, type IA, core — translation MQRTISLAAAKSSSSTSVLSLHPLMAKLQCRAIQNFPASSSSSVVRVDRVYRNVSQLQFKRENSSCLKLACALPSHLSLLGSLSYATHWSSSTSRAFGYSFRPFARRYFSQVASTEIKDSIVGGVEKFGGNKIGFKKFNKKWKKHRVLASTKAEVVASTEPVIGDVNSGIKAKLSTAASPASNAKQASTVKTKRQPKSKKFEDKSSPTVSVLETVSVDESLQSFPKPRHSGSGNRKSSSAEKEVVKKTNVEGPKSSTPSNSMSEQQHWTSTKASNAPKQEQDNIVGGDEKAGGNKVGFKKFNKNRKKHNVLASSEAEVVTSTEPVIGDGSSGIKAELSTAASPASNGNQATTVKSKRRPKNKKVEDKSSSVVPVLEAVSLDESPISVPKPKHSGSGNRKSSSAKKEVAKNHPVEEPKSPAPSNSKSEQQHLKSTKASKAPKQKLVPQHMKNSIEHRGQNASKPLYPPSGKSVIVVESMTKAKIIQGYLGDMYEVLPSYGHIRDLATRSGSVRPDDDFSMVWEVPSSAWTHIKSIKVALNGAENLILASDPDREGEAIAWHIIEMLQQQGALHESMTVARVVFHEITESAIKSALQSPREIDGDLVHAYLARRALDYLIGFNISPLLWRKLPGCPSAGRVQSAALALVCDRESEIDGFKPQEYWTVGIKVKGKDNSATFSAHLTSLNSKRLNQLSISSEANAQDIEQRIKSEGFLVKGTKTSTTRKNPPTPYITSTLQQDAANKLHFSTAHTMKLAQKLYEGVQLSDGKSAGLITYMRTDGLHIADEAIKDIQSLVAERYGKNFTSDSPRKYFKKVKNAQEAHEAIRPTDIRRLPSTIASLLDADSLKLYTLIWSRAVACQMEPASIAQIQLDIGNASESIIFRSSCSKVEFLGYQAVYEDPEAKAIKNNDNDQSSEREETFKTLSSLKDGDLLQIGEVELKQHHTQHPPRYSEGSLVKKLEELGIGRPSTYASIFRVLQHRKYVTIKNRVLYPEFRARMVSAFLTHYFTEITDYSFTADMETELDNVSGGVTEWKGLLRDYWTRFSAYCKRVENVQRSQVEKMLEKKYEDVLFSLLPYPSRTCPSCMEGTLSFKASKFGAGYFIGCDQHPSCKFIAKTLYGEDEDEDDPPKNNCVEEPKLLGLHPNTSEKVILKCGPYGHYVQLGEDKKGHTPKRANAAHIKDVNSITLESALELLRYPLTLGTHPEDGQPVVLKLSKSGFTIKHRRNMATVPKNTEPGEVTLERAMKLLSGKNVRKSGRPPKSILPEEEKGDEEVVVAI, via the exons ATGCAGAGAACCATCTCACTTGCGGCTGctaagtcttcttcttcgacttCAGTTCTGTCTCTTCATCCTCTCATGGCTAAG tTGCAGTGCAGGGCGATTCAAAATTTCCcagcttcctcttcctcttcagtAGTTCGGGTCGATAGAGTGTATAGAAATGTATCCCAGCTTCagtttaaaagagaaaattcaaGTTGTCTTAAGTTAGCTTGTGCACTTCCTTCGCATCTAAGTCTTCTCGGTTCTCTTAGTTATGCAACACATTGGAGCAGCTCCACTTCAAGGGCCTTTGGATATAGTTTCAGACCGTTTGCGAGGAGATATTTTTCTCAAGTCGCTAGTACTGAGATTAAGGATAGCATTGTTGGTGGTGTTGAAAAGTTTGGTGGGAATAAAATAGGTTTCAAGAAATTCAATAAGAAGTGGAAGAAGCATAGGGTTTTGGCTTCCACAAAAGCTGAAGTGGTGGCTTCTACTGAACCAGTTATTGGAGATGTTAACAGTGGCATCAAGGCGAAACTATCAACTGCAGCTTCACCTGCTAGCAATGCTAAGCAAGCCTCTACTGTCAAAACAAAACGGCAGCCAAAGAGCAAGAAATTCGAAGATAAATCTTCTCCAACGGTATCGGTTTTGGAGACCGTCTCTGTAGACGAGAGTTTGCAAAGCTTTCCCAAGCCTAGACATTCGGGTTCCGGAAATCGGAAGTCTTCATCTGCTGAG AAGGAGGTGGTAAAAAAAACCAATGTGGAGGGGCCCAAAAGTTCTACTCCATCGAATTCCATGTCAGAACAACAGCATTGGACCTCAACAAAAGCAAGCAATGCACCAAAACAGGAGCAGGATAACATTGTTGGTGGTGATGAGAAGGCTGGTGGGAATAAAGTAGGTTTCAAGAAATTTAACAAGAACCGAAAGAAGCATAATGTGTTGGCTTCCTCAGAAGCTGAAGTGGTGACTTCTACTGAACCAGTTATTGGAGATGGTAGCAGTGGCATCAAGGCGGAACTATCCACGGCAGCCTCACCTGCTAGCAATGGTAATCAAGCCACTACTGTCAAATCAAAACGGCGCCccaagaacaagaaagtcGAAGATAAATCTTCTTCAGTGGTACCAGTTTTGGAGGCGGTCTCTCTAGATGAGAGTCCGATAAGCGTTCCCAAGCCAAAACATTCTGGTTCTGGAAATCGGAAGTCTTCATCTGCTAAG AAGGAGGTGGCAAAAAATCACCCTGTGGAAGAGCCCAAAAGTCCTGCTCCATCAAATTCCAAGTCGGAACAACAGCATTTGAAGTCAACTAAAGCAAGTAAGgcaccaaaacaaaagctgGTTCCTCAACACATGAAAAACAGCATAGAACATCGAGGTCAAAATGCATCTAAACCGCTTTATCCGCCAAGTGGAAAATCTGTTATTGTCGTTGAGTCAATGACAAAAGCAAAGATTATTCAGGGTTATCTTGGTGACATGTATGAGGTTTTGCCAAGTTATGGTCATATCAGGGACCTGGCCACAAGGTCTGGTTCAGTGAGGCCAGATGACGATTTTAGCATGGTTTGGGAGGTTCCATCTTCCGCCTGGACTCATATTAAGAGCATTAAGGTTGCATTAAATGG AGCTGAAAATCTGATTCTTGCATCGGACCCAGATCGTGAAGGAGAGGCAATTGCCTGGCACATTATAGAGATGTTGCAGCAGCAGGGTGCCTTACATGAAAGTATGACAGTAGCAAGGGTTGTATTCCATGAGATAACTGAATCAGCAATAAAAAGTGCACTTCAATCTCCACGAGAAATCGACGGGGACTTGGTGCATGCTTATCTTGCACGGCGTGCTCTTGATTATCTCATCGGATTCAATATTTCACCACTACTATGGAGGAAACTTCCGGGTTGCCCGTCAGCTGGGCGGGTCCAGTCTGCTGCTTTGGCTCTTGTATGTGATAGAGAAAGTGAAATTGATGGATTTAAGCCTCAGGAGTACTGGACTGTAGGAATCAAAGTGAAAGGGAAAGATAATTCAGCCACCTTTTCTGCTCACTTGACCagtttaaattcaaaaagattAAATCAGCTTTCTATCAGCTCTGAAGCAAATGCACAGGACATTGAGCAAAGGATCAAATCAGAAGGTTTTCTAGTGAAGGGCACTAAAACAAGTACTACACGGAAGAATCCGCCAACTCCGTACATAACATCAACCCTTCAGCAGGATGCTGCTAAcaaattacatttttcaacAGCACATACCATGAAG CTCgctcaaaaattatatgaggGTGTCCAACTGTCCGATGGTAAATCAGCTGGTCTTATAACATACATGCGGACAGATGGTTTACAT ATAGCTGATGAAGCTATCAAAGATATACAGTCCTTGGTGGCAGAAAG GTATGGGAAGAATTTTACATCAGATAGTCCtcgtaaatattttaaaaaggttaagAACGCTCAGGAGGCCCATGAAGCTATTAGACCTACTGATATACGTAGATTACCGT CAACGATTGCTAGCCTGCTTGATGCGGATTCTCTAAAATTATATACCTTGATATGGTCACGAGCTGTGGCATGTCAAATGGAGCCTGCTTCCATTGCGCAG ATACAACTTGATATTGGCAATGCCTCTGAATCCATCATCTTCAGATCATCATGCTCAAAAGTTGAATTCCTTGGGTACCAGGCAGTTTACGAG GATCCTGAAGCTAAGGCAATCAAAAATAACGATAATGATCAGAGTAGTGAGCGTGAGgaaacttttaaaactctcAGTTCGTTGAAG GATGGAGATTTGCTACAGATTGGTGAAGTGGAGCTCAAGCAGCACCATACTCAGCACCCACCACGCTATTCTGAGGGCTCTCTG GTTAAAAAGCTCGAGGAGCTCGGGATAGGTAGACCCTCGACATATGCATCtatatttagggttttacag cACAGAAAGTACGTAACAATAAAGAATCGAGTCCTGTATCCGGAATTCCGTGCTAGGATg GTTTCAGCTTTTCTTACCCACTACTTTACTGAGATCACAGACTATAGTTTCACTGCGGATATGGAGACTGAG CTTGATAACGTTTCTGGTGGTGTAACTGAATGGAAAGGTCTCCTAAGAGACTACTGGACACGATTCAGCGCATATTGTAAACGTGTTGAAAATGTCCAACGCTCACAG GTGGAAAAAATGTTGGAAAAGAAATATGAGGACgttctgttttctttgctTCCTTATCCCAGTAGGACATGCCCGAG TTGTATGGAAGGCACCTTAAGTTTCAAAGCAAGTAAGTTTGGTGCGGGGTATTTCATCGGTTGTGATCAGCACCCTTCATGCAA GTTCATTGCTAAAACGCTTTATggagaggatgaagatgaagatgatccTCCAAAGAATAACTGCGTAGAAGAGCCCAAATTGCTGGGTCTTCATCCCAATACCAGTGAGAAG GTTATTCTAAAGTGTGGACCCTATGGGCATTATGTACAGCTCGGTGAAGATAAAAAAGGGCACACACCAAAACGAGCAAATGCGGCCCAT ATAAAGGATGTGAACTCCATTACGCTTGAAAGTGCTCTCGAATTATTACGCTATCCTTTGACACTG GGAACCCACCCTGAAGATGGACAGCCTGTGGTCTTGAAGCTTAGTAAATCTGGATTTACTATTAAACATCGCCGCAATATGGCTACTGTTCCAAAG AACACGGAACCAGGTGAGGTTACTTTAGAGAGAGCAATGAAGCTCTTGTCTGGCAAAAATGTGAGAAAAAGTGGCAGACCTCCTAAGAGTATACTGCCTgaggaagagaaaggagatgaagaagttgtGGTAGCGATATAA